The candidate division KSB1 bacterium nucleotide sequence GTTGTCCATCGAGCTGGTGATGACCGGTGTCACCCGGCGTTGGCCGTGGTCGCCCCGCCGGCAAGCCCGAGAGGAAGCCATGGCTGCCCTGGCCCGGGTGGGTGCCGCACACTTGGCGCAGCGCCCCTTAGCCAAACTCTCAGGAGGCGAGCTGCAACGGGTCTATCTGGCCCGCAGCATGGTGCGGCGCCCCAAGCTGGTGATGCTCGACGAGCCTGCCACCGGCATCGACGCCATCGGCGAGGCCGACATGTACCACATGCTGGAAGCGTACCAAGAGGAATCGGTGGCAACGCTGCTCATGGTCACCCAGGACTGGCACGCGGCCACTCACCACGCCGACTTGGTGTTGCTTCTCAACCGCGCCCAAGTCAGCTTTGGGCCGCCGCGGGAGGCGCTGCGCGAGGACAATCTGCGCGCTGCTTTTGGCCACGTCGGCCATCCACACGAACTAAAGTTTCTCATGGACTCCCATGGCTGAGCTCCTTTCGCTCCCCTTCATGCAGAGGGCCCTCCTGGGCGGAGTGCTGGTGGGCTTTCTCGCCAGCTACTACGGCGTCTTTGTGGTGCAACGGGGACTGAGCTTCCTTGGCAGTGGCTTGGCACACGCGGCGTTCGGCGGGGTGGCCCTCGGCCTTCTCCTCAACACCGAGCCCCTCTGGGTGGCGGTGCCGTTCACCTTGCTCGTGGCCCTGGGCATTGCGTGGGTGCACAACCGCACCAAGCTGGGCGGCGACACGGCAGTGGGCATCTTTTTCTCCGTTGCCATGGCCCTTGGCGTGCTGTTCCTTTTCTTGCGCAGGCAGTATACGGCGGACGCCTTCACCTACCTCTTCGGCTCCATCCTTGCGGTGAGCAATGCAGACCTGTGGCTGACTGGCGGGGTGCTGCTCCTCACCTTGTTGGCCCTCCCTCTCTGGCGGCGGTGGTCCTATGCCTCATTTGACCGCGAGCTGGCGCAGGCCGACCGCCTCCCTGTTGCTATGGACGACTACCTCCTCATCCTGCTCATTGCGGTGAGCGTGGTGGTGGCCATCAAGGTGGTGGGCATCGTGCTCATTGCTGCCTTTCTTGTTGTGCCTGCCGCAGCGGCCCGTCTGCTCGGCCGCACCTTCCGCCACATGACCCTTCTTTCGGTGGCCGTCGGCATGAGCAGTGCCGTCGTCGGCCTGGTGGTGTCCTACTACTTGGACGTCCCAAGTGGGCCCACCATCATCCTGGTACAGGCGCTCGTCTTCTTCATTGCCGTGGCAGCCACATCCTCCCTTTCCCGCCGGTGAGTATGAGTCGCCCGCAAGAGTCCGGCACCCCCCAAAAAAGTGCTGTTTCCTTTTGCCAAATTTTCTTATCTTTAGTACCCGTCATCGGCAAAACGTAGCCATTTCGCGGAGGTGTTCCCAAAGGGATGGACGACAACCGCTTCTTGCATGCCGAACGAGCGCAGTGGGAAGAGAAGGTCCTCAATAAGGTGCTGCAAACCCACCCGGAGCGCAAGGCGTCGTTTTCTACGGGTTCCTGGCTTCCGGTTGACCGCCTCTACCTGCCCACGCCACTGACGCCGGAGGAATACCAGGAGAAATTGGGTTTTCCCGGCCAGTATCCTTTCACCCGGGGTGTGCAGCCGACCATGTATCGCGGCAGGCTGTGGACCATGCGCCAGTACGCCGGCTTTGGCACTGCCGAAGAGTCCAACGCCAGATACAAGTACCTGTTGAGCCAGGGACAGACTGGCCTTTCGGTGGCCTTCGATCTCCCCACGCAGGTTGGCTACGACTCGCATGACCCGCGCGCCCGGGGCGAGGTGGGCAAAGTCGGTGTGGCCATCGACACGCTGCGGGACATGGAGATCCTGTTCGATGGCATACCTCTGGACAAGGTATCCACTTCCATGACCATCAATGCGCCGGCCTGTGTGTTGCTGGCCTTCTACATCGTCGTGGCGGAAAAGCAGGGCGTGCCGCCCTCCCAGCTTGAGGGCACTATTCAGAACGACATCCTCAAGGAGTACATTGCACGCGGCACCTACATCTTCCCGCCGAAGCCTTCGCTGCGGCTGATTACCAACATCTTCGAGTACTGCGCGCACGCGGTGCCCAGGTGGAACACCATCAGCATCTCCGGCTATCACATTCGCGAGGCCGGAGCGACGGCTGTGCAGGAGGTGGCCTTTACCCTCGCCAACGGCATCACCTACGTGCAGGCAGCGCTCGATGCCGGACTGGACGTGGACCGTTTTGCCGGCCGCCTGTCCTTTTTCTTCAATGCCTACAACGATCTGTTCGAGGAGGTGGCCAAGTTTCGGGCGGCACGCCGCATCTGGGCGAAAATCATGAAGGAACGCTTTGCCGCCAAGGACCCCAGGTCGATGATGCTGCGCTTCCACACCCAGACAGGGGGGAGCACCCTCACGGCGCAGCAGCCAGACAACAACGTGGTTCGTGTAACCACCCAGACCTTGGCTGCCGTGCTGGGCGGCACGCAAAGTCTGCACACCAACTCGCGGGACGAGGCGCTGAGCCTGCCCACCGAGGAGGCAGTGCGCATCGCCCTGCGCACGCAGCAGATCGTCGCCCACGAATCCGGCGTGACCAACACGGTCGACCCGCTGGCAGGCTCCTACTACGTGGAAGCCCTCACCGATGCCATCGAGAGCGAGGTGTGGAAGTACCTCGACGAGATCGACAAGATGGGCGGCATGGTGGCTGCCATCGAGAAGGGTTACGTCCAACGCGAGATTCAGGAGGCAGCCTACCGCTACCAGCGCGAGGTGGAAAGAGGCGAGCGGATTGTGGTGGGCGTGAACGCCTACGTCATCGACGAAGCACCGCCCGAGAACATCCTGCGCGTGGACCCCAGCCTGCAGCAGGTCCAGGTCAAGAAGCTGGCCGAGGTAAAGGCGCAACGCGACAACGAGGTGGTGCGAACCACGCTGGCCGCCCTGCGCCAGGCAGCCCGCCAGCCAGAGGTCAATGTGATGCCCTTTGTGCTGGATGCTGCCCGCGCCTATGCCACCTTAGGCGAGATCTGTGACGTGTTCAGGCAGGAGTTCGGCGAATACCAGGAAACCGTGGTGCTCTGAGGAACGTGCGATGGCGAAGAAAAAGATCCGCATACTCATTGCCAAACCCGGACTTGACGGCCACGACCGAGGTGCCAAGTACGTGGCCCGCGCCCTGAAGGATGCCGGCTACGAGGTCATCTACACGGGGATCCGCCAGTCGCCCGAAGCCATAGCCAACGCGGCCATCCAGGAAGATGTGGATTTTGTGGGGCTCAGCCTGCTTTCCGGGGCACACAACGAGCTCTTTCCGGAAGTGGTGAAGCTGCTCCGCGAACGGGGTGGCGAGCAGATAATCGTGTTTGGCGGGGGGATCATCCCGCAAGGCGACATCCCCTTCCTGCGCGCGCAAGGCGTGGAGGCGATCTTCACCCCGGGCACACCCATGTCCAAAGTCATCGAGTTCATCGAGGGCAACCGGGCACGGGTCGAGGGCAGATGAGCTTAGCCGAACGCGTGTTAGCGGGCGAGACCGTGGCCGTCGCCCGGGCGATGAGCTGGATCGAGAACGACCACCCCGAGAAGGAGTCGCTCACTGACGCCCTGAGCCTGCACTGTGGCCGCGCCTTGGTCCTGGGTATCACCGGGCCGCCTGGTTCAGGCAAGAGCAGCCTGGTGGACCGCCTCATCTGGCGGGAAAGGGCCCAGGGCCGGCGCGTGGGGGTCATCGCCGTGGACCCCAGTTCTCCTTTTTCAGGGGGGGCCATCCTTGGCGACCGCCTGCGGATGCAAAATCACGCTACTGACAGCGGCGTATTCATCCGCTCCATGGCCTCCCGCGGTCATCTAGGCGGCGTGGCCGGCGCCACCGCCGACGCCATCAAGGTGCTGGATGCTGCCGGCTTCGATCGCGTCCTGGTGGAGACCATGGGTGTGGGCCAGAGCGAAATCGAGGTCATGGAGCTGGCCGATATCGTCGTCTTAGTCCTGGTGCCAGGGTTAGGCGATGAGATCCAGGCCCTCAAGGCAGGCATCATGGAGATCGGCGACATCTTTGTCGTCAACAAGAGCGACAAGCCGGAAGCAGCAAAGGTGCGCGCACAGGTGGAGTACGTGCTGGGCCTTGCGCAGGAGCGAGCACAATCACCGCGCCCCATCGTGATGACCTCTGCTCTGAACAACGAGGGCATCGACGAGCTCGTGGCAGCCTTGGAAATTTACCATGCCACCCTTGTGGCAAACGGGGCCTTAGCTCAGCGCCGGCGGGAGCGCATCGCCCGCGAGTTGCAGCGCCTCGTCGCCGCCAAGGTCCAGGAGAAAGCGAACGCCGTTCTCGACCTGGAGGGGCGCTTGCAGGACTGGGTGCAATGCGTCGCCGAACGACGCTGCGGCCCCTACACCCTGGTGCGCGAAGGTCTTCAGCAATTCTGGCAGGAGCACAGACGACCATGATCAAACAGATCGCCCACATCGGCATCGCCGTTCGTTCCTTGGATAACCACCTGCCCTTCTACCGCGAGGTGCTGCAACTCCCGTTGCAGGCCATCGAAGAAGTGCCCGAACAGAAGGTCCGGGTCGCCATGTTCAAGGTGGGAGAGGCTACCATCGAACTGTTGGAGCCGCTGAGCGCCGATAGCCCCATCGCCTCTTTCTTGGAAAAGCGCGGCGAAGGCCTGCACCATGTGGCCTATGAAAGTGACGACATTGTCGCCGAAATCGCCCATTTGCAGCAACACGGGGTACGGATGCTAGACCAGACCCCGCGCCGTGGGGCCCATGGGACAGAGATCGCCTTCATCCACCCCAGTTCTTCAGGCAAGGTGCTGACCGAAATCTGCCAGCACCGGGGAGAAAGTCATGAGCATTGAGCGCAAAATTCTCGAACTGAAGCAGAAGCAAGAGATCGCCCGCCTGGGCGGCGGCATCGAGTCCATCGAGAAACAGCACGCCAAGGGGAAGCTGACCGCCCGCGAGCGCATCAGCCTGGTCCTGGACAAGAACAGTTTCGAAGAGCTGGACATGTTCCGCACCTCCACCACCAGCCAGGTGGGCCTGGGGGACAAACAGGTCTTTGGTGACGGCATCATCACCGGCTACGGCAGCATCTTCGGCCGCCTAGTGTTCGTCTACTCCTTCGACTTTACCGTCTACGGCGGCTCGTTGTCGCAGGTGGTGGCCGAAAAGGTGGTCAAGGTCATGGACATGGCCGCTAAGGTGGGCGCCCCCATCATCGGCATCAACGACTCGGGTGGCGCCCGCATTCAAGAAGGGGTGGACGCCCTTGCAGGCTATACCGACATCTTCCTGCGCAACGTGCTCTACTCCGGCGTAATCCCGCAGATAAGCGCAGTGGTTGGTCCGGCGGCAGGTGGGGCCGTCTACTCGCCGGCGCTTACCGACTTTATCTTCATGGTGCGGCGCACCTCGTTCATGTTCCTCACCGGGCCCAAGGTGGTCAAGCAGGTGACGCATGAGGAGGTCTCGGCTGACGAGCTGGGCGGCGCGGATGTGCATGCCACCAAGAGCGGCATCACCCACTTTACCTTTGACGACGAGCATAGCCTGTTCGAGGGCATCCGCACCCTGTTGCGCTACCTGCCGCAGAACAACATGGAAGAGCCGGTGGTCATCCCCAACAACGACCCCACCGACCGCCTGAGCGAGGAGCTCAACTACATCGTCCCGGAGAGCCCGAACAAGCCGTACGACATGAAGGCCATCATCAGGACGGTGCTGGACAACAACGAATTTCTGGAGGTGCAGGAGCTGTTCGCGCCCAATCTCATCATCGGCTTCGGCCGTTTGAACGGTCGTTCGGTGGGCATTGTGGCCAATCAGCCCAAGCATCTGGCCGGGGTGCTGGACTGCAAGGCTTCGGTGAAGGCGGCGCGCTTTGTTCGCTTCTGCGACTGCTTCAACATCCCGGTGATCACCTTCGAGGACGTGCCCGGTTTCATGCCCGGCACGGCTCAGGAGTACAACGGCATCATCGCCCACGGCGCAAAGATGCTCTACGCCTATGCCGAGGCCACCGTGCCCAAGATCACCGTGATCACGCGCAAGGCCTACGGCGGTGCCTTCTGCGTCATGAACTCCAAGCAGCTGCGCGGTGACATCATCTACGCCTGGCCCACGGCAGAGATTGCCGTCATGGGGCCGGAAGGGGCGAGCGAAATCATCTACGCCAAGGAGATCCAGGCGGCAGAGGACCCGGAGAAGAAGTTAGCAGAGAAGATCCAGGAATACCGGGAAAAGTTCGCCAACCCGTACGTTGCTGCCAGCCGCGGTATGATCGACGAGGTCATCGAGCCGAAGGTGACGCGCTACGAGCTCATCAAGGCCCTGGAGATGCTCAAGAACAAGCGGGATGAGAACCCGCCCAAGAAGCACGGCAACATTCCCTTGTAGGCAAGTCAATGTTGGGAAGTCACAACCTCTCCGAAGGATTGGTAATCGCCGCTGCGGGCATGGCAGTGGTCTTTGCCGGCCTGACGCTCATCTGGTTAGCTATTTCCCTGTTCAACTGGTTCGTGATCATAGCGAAGCGCCGCCCGGAAGCCGCGGCGGCCCCAGAGGGGGCGGTGGTAACGGCGCCAGCGGCCGAGGTGCCCCGCGAACACCTGCTGGCAATCGGCATCGCCGTGGAGCTCTACCGGCGCCTGCACCTGGAAGTTCCCGAGAGCGCAGTCACCTTTGAACGCGGCGATGTGCGCACCGGTTGGAAGGTCGGTTTCCGCTACGGGCAACGCCAGCGCCCTGCGAGGTAAGAGGAGATGAAGGAAAAGAAACTGGTATTGGAGATCGAAGGAAGAGAGTACACGGTCGTTATCAGCGACTTTGGCCCACAGGAGGCCACCATTGCCGTCGACGGCAAGCCCTACAAGGTGGCGCTCAAGGACTTGGGCAGTGAGCAGCTCGCCGAGGTACGGCCTGCGCCTGCGCCGCCTCCTTCGGCCTTGGAGCCGCAGGTGCCTGTGTTCGCCCCAGCCAAGCGCGTTGCCCCTGGTTCGCCCATCCATCGCCCGAAGACGGTCGGCAGCGACTATGCCATCGCCGCTCCTTTGCCTGGGCTCATCCTCGAGATCCTCGTGCGCGATGGCGACGTGGTCAGGCGCGGTCAGGCCGTGGCCATCCTGGAGGCCATGAAGATGGAAAACGAAGTTACCTCGCAGACTGAGGGCGTGGTCATCGACGTGCGCTTCCGGGAAGGGGATTCTGTCAACCAGGGGGACGTGCTCGTCCTGCTCAAACCGGTGGAGGGATAGGATGGAGCTCTTTTTCAAGTTGCTGCGCACCACCGGCTTTGCCAACATCGAAGTGGGCAACCTCCTGATGATTGTCGTCGGCTGTGTGGCCATCTATCTGGCCATTGCCAAAAAGTACGAGCCGCTGCTGCTGGTGCCCATCGGCTTTGGCATCATCGTGGGCAACATGCCCTATGGCGCTGGTATGCCCCTTGGCGTGTACGACACGGTGAGCAATGGCTTTCCGCAGAACAGCGTGTTTAGCCTCTTCTACTATGGGGTGACCTCTGGTGTGTTGCCGCCGCTCATCTTCTTGGGGATTGGCGCGTTGACCGACTTTTCCTCCCTGATCTCCAACCCCAAGTCCGTGCTCCTTGGCGCAGCTGCGCAAGTGGGCATTTTCCTGACCTTCTTCGGCGCCATCCCACTGGGATTCACCACGAAGGAGGCTGCCTCCATCGGCATCATCGGCGGGGCAGATGGCCCTACTTCCATCTTCTTGGCCTCGCTATTGGCGCCCCACCTTCTTGGGCCCATCGCCATTGCCGGCTATTCGTACATTGCCCTGGTGCCCCTCATTCAGCCGCCCGTCATGCGCTTGCTGACCACGCGCAACGAGAAGCTTATTCGCATGAAGCCGCCGCGGCCCGTCAGCCAGCGG carries:
- a CDS encoding metal ABC transporter ATP-binding protein, whose product is MSRMAVEVDNLSVRLGEHVALSGVNLAIPENAFVAIVGPNGGGKSTLLKVLLGLLPPTTGRVRIWGRAPDEVPPELIGYVPQVKTMDRTFPALSIELVMTGVTRRWPWSPRRQAREEAMAALARVGAAHLAQRPLAKLSGGELQRVYLARSMVRRPKLVMLDEPATGIDAIGEADMYHMLEAYQEESVATLLMVTQDWHAATHHADLVLLLNRAQVSFGPPREALREDNLRAAFGHVGHPHELKFLMDSHG
- a CDS encoding metal ABC transporter permease translates to MAELLSLPFMQRALLGGVLVGFLASYYGVFVVQRGLSFLGSGLAHAAFGGVALGLLLNTEPLWVAVPFTLLVALGIAWVHNRTKLGGDTAVGIFFSVAMALGVLFLFLRRQYTADAFTYLFGSILAVSNADLWLTGGVLLLTLLALPLWRRWSYASFDRELAQADRLPVAMDDYLLILLIAVSVVVAIKVVGIVLIAAFLVVPAAAARLLGRTFRHMTLLSVAVGMSSAVVGLVVSYYLDVPSGPTIILVQALVFFIAVAATSSLSRR
- a CDS encoding methylmalonyl-CoA mutase family protein — translated: MDDNRFLHAERAQWEEKVLNKVLQTHPERKASFSTGSWLPVDRLYLPTPLTPEEYQEKLGFPGQYPFTRGVQPTMYRGRLWTMRQYAGFGTAEESNARYKYLLSQGQTGLSVAFDLPTQVGYDSHDPRARGEVGKVGVAIDTLRDMEILFDGIPLDKVSTSMTINAPACVLLAFYIVVAEKQGVPPSQLEGTIQNDILKEYIARGTYIFPPKPSLRLITNIFEYCAHAVPRWNTISISGYHIREAGATAVQEVAFTLANGITYVQAALDAGLDVDRFAGRLSFFFNAYNDLFEEVAKFRAARRIWAKIMKERFAAKDPRSMMLRFHTQTGGSTLTAQQPDNNVVRVTTQTLAAVLGGTQSLHTNSRDEALSLPTEEAVRIALRTQQIVAHESGVTNTVDPLAGSYYVEALTDAIESEVWKYLDEIDKMGGMVAAIEKGYVQREIQEAAYRYQREVERGERIVVGVNAYVIDEAPPENILRVDPSLQQVQVKKLAEVKAQRDNEVVRTTLAALRQAARQPEVNVMPFVLDAARAYATLGEICDVFRQEFGEYQETVVL
- a CDS encoding cobalamin B12-binding domain-containing protein, with amino-acid sequence MAKKKIRILIAKPGLDGHDRGAKYVARALKDAGYEVIYTGIRQSPEAIANAAIQEDVDFVGLSLLSGAHNELFPEVVKLLRERGGEQIIVFGGGIIPQGDIPFLRAQGVEAIFTPGTPMSKVIEFIEGNRARVEGR
- the meaB gene encoding methylmalonyl Co-A mutase-associated GTPase MeaB, producing the protein MSLAERVLAGETVAVARAMSWIENDHPEKESLTDALSLHCGRALVLGITGPPGSGKSSLVDRLIWRERAQGRRVGVIAVDPSSPFSGGAILGDRLRMQNHATDSGVFIRSMASRGHLGGVAGATADAIKVLDAAGFDRVLVETMGVGQSEIEVMELADIVVLVLVPGLGDEIQALKAGIMEIGDIFVVNKSDKPEAAKVRAQVEYVLGLAQERAQSPRPIVMTSALNNEGIDELVAALEIYHATLVANGALAQRRRERIARELQRLVAAKVQEKANAVLDLEGRLQDWVQCVAERRCGPYTLVREGLQQFWQEHRRP
- the mce gene encoding methylmalonyl-CoA epimerase, which encodes MIKQIAHIGIAVRSLDNHLPFYREVLQLPLQAIEEVPEQKVRVAMFKVGEATIELLEPLSADSPIASFLEKRGEGLHHVAYESDDIVAEIAHLQQHGVRMLDQTPRRGAHGTEIAFIHPSSSGKVLTEICQHRGESHEH
- a CDS encoding acyl-CoA carboxylase subunit beta, whose protein sequence is MSIERKILELKQKQEIARLGGGIESIEKQHAKGKLTARERISLVLDKNSFEELDMFRTSTTSQVGLGDKQVFGDGIITGYGSIFGRLVFVYSFDFTVYGGSLSQVVAEKVVKVMDMAAKVGAPIIGINDSGGARIQEGVDALAGYTDIFLRNVLYSGVIPQISAVVGPAAGGAVYSPALTDFIFMVRRTSFMFLTGPKVVKQVTHEEVSADELGGADVHATKSGITHFTFDDEHSLFEGIRTLLRYLPQNNMEEPVVIPNNDPTDRLSEELNYIVPESPNKPYDMKAIIRTVLDNNEFLEVQELFAPNLIIGFGRLNGRSVGIVANQPKHLAGVLDCKASVKAARFVRFCDCFNIPVITFEDVPGFMPGTAQEYNGIIAHGAKMLYAYAEATVPKITVITRKAYGGAFCVMNSKQLRGDIIYAWPTAEIAVMGPEGASEIIYAKEIQAAEDPEKKLAEKIQEYREKFANPYVAASRGMIDEVIEPKVTRYELIKALEMLKNKRDENPPKKHGNIPL
- a CDS encoding OadG family protein; its protein translation is MLGSHNLSEGLVIAAAGMAVVFAGLTLIWLAISLFNWFVIIAKRRPEAAAAPEGAVVTAPAAEVPREHLLAIGIAVELYRRLHLEVPESAVTFERGDVRTGWKVGFRYGQRQRPAR
- a CDS encoding biotin/lipoyl-binding protein, whose product is MKEKKLVLEIEGREYTVVISDFGPQEATIAVDGKPYKVALKDLGSEQLAEVRPAPAPPPSALEPQVPVFAPAKRVAPGSPIHRPKTVGSDYAIAAPLPGLILEILVRDGDVVRRGQAVAILEAMKMENEVTSQTEGVVIDVRFREGDSVNQGDVLVLLKPVEG
- a CDS encoding sodium ion-translocating decarboxylase subunit beta, with the protein product MELFFKLLRTTGFANIEVGNLLMIVVGCVAIYLAIAKKYEPLLLVPIGFGIIVGNMPYGAGMPLGVYDTVSNGFPQNSVFSLFYYGVTSGVLPPLIFLGIGALTDFSSLISNPKSVLLGAAAQVGIFLTFFGAIPLGFTTKEAASIGIIGGADGPTSIFLASLLAPHLLGPIAIAGYSYIALVPLIQPPVMRLLTTRNEKLIRMKPPRPVSQREKIIFPIVVLLVATLVAPGSLPLVGMLMLGNLLKESGVTGRLAKTAGTALLDICTILLAFSVGASTQARVFLTPKSLGIFALGLLSFIIATAGGVLFGKLMNALSKDPVNPLIGAAGVSAVPDSARVVHQFAQRYDRDNHLLMHAMAANVAGVIGSAVAAGVFLAIFH